A single Kryptolebias marmoratus isolate JLee-2015 linkage group LG16, ASM164957v2, whole genome shotgun sequence DNA region contains:
- the tap1 gene encoding antigen peptide transporter 1: protein MQKMSYFFPLLCVCLDVCVMHAVCLAQLSPLLLPHPFITLWGGALTRASVLMCLVFTYPGGLPWMRSFEGLQSLGVLCFHFPVYVSLLWGLGQSTVGDLWGWCSWERVLQGYAVTAVSWLYWSRYVSSFFMRRAPSEKKPRLDSSASMRKLMGYMTPYLWRFVAVLILVVLSSCGEMAIPHYTGRMADWIMNEEEPDAFSQAITIMTLLTIASAVFEFVCDLIYNITMSLIHTSVQGAVFQAVLKQEIAFFDATPTGELVSRITTDTNDMSEALSEKLSLLMWYTARFGFLLSFMVSQSWKMTLLTCMGLPIIWVIPKLTGHFHQTIAVKVQESLAKANQVATETFSCMKTVRSFANEDGETEKYRKRLDDTYSLNKKEAVAYAASTWANSMTTLALKVCILYYGGTLVTRGTVSSGDLVSFVLYELQFASAVEAVMRYYPEVKKAIGASEKIFEYLNRKPKIPPSGSLAPEDLKGCIQFKNIKFSYSEKTDENSLVLKGVSLQVKPGQITALVGLNRSGKTTCIKLLERFYQPQEGEILLDGEQLLSYRDEYLRKKIAVVSQDCVLFARSVRENIKYGYEDATDEEMYEAAELASAHKFITELSNGYDTDAGEKGGQVSGGQKQRIAIARALIRKPKILILDNATSDLDTENEYQIREALTKLVKSCSVLMISNKMSVVEKADHIIVLDNGAVKEEGNHDKLMKKGGLYADMVKKQETGFNRPKEESNDEQ, encoded by the exons ATGCAGAAAATGAGCTACTTCTTCCCTCTGCTCTGCGTCTGCCTGGACGTGTGCGTGATGCACGCCGTCTGCCTGGCCCAGCTGTCCCCGCTCCTCCTCCCTCACCCTTTCATCACCTTGTGGGGGGGAGCACTGACCAGGGCCTCCGTCCTCATGTGTCTCGTCTTCACCTACCCTGGAGGCCTCCCGTGGATGAGGAGCTTCGAGGGGCTCCAGAGCTTAGGGGTCCTTTGCTTCCACTTCCCGGTGTACGTCAGTCTCCTGTGGGGGCTGGGCCAGTCCACGGTGGGGGACCTGTGGGGATGGTGCTCCTGGGAACGG GTGCTGCAGGGTTACGCCGTGACCGCAGTCTCCTGGCTCTACTGGAGCCGATACGTCTCGTCTTTTTTCATGAGGAGGGCGCCGTCTGAGAAGAAGCCCAGGCTGGACAGCAGCGCCTCCATGAGGAAGCTGATGGGATACATGACGCCGTACCTGTGGCGCTTCGTCGCAGTGCTGATCCTCGTGGTTCTCTCGTCCTGCG GTGAGATGGCCATCCCTCACTACACGGGCCGGATGGCTGACTGGATCATGAACGAAGAAGAGCCTGATGCGTTCTCGCAGGCCATCACCATCATGACTTTACTCACCATAGCCAG cgctgtgtttgagtttgtgtgtgacCTCATATACAACATCACCATGAGCCTCATTCACACCTCGGTGCAGGGAGCCGTCTTCCAGGCAGTGCTGAAACAGGAGATCGCCTTCTTTGATGCCACTCCCACAG GTGAGCTGGTGTCCCGCATCACCACGGACACCAACGACATGAGCGAGGCGCTGAGCGAGAAGCTGAGCCTCCTGATGTGGTACACGGCCCGCTTTGGCTTCCTGTTGTCCTTCATGGTGAGCCAGTCGTGGAAAATGACCCTGCTCACCTGTATGGGACTTCCCATCATCTGGGTCATCCCCAAGCTCACTGGACACTTCCACCAG ACCATCGCTGTGAAGGTGCAGGAGTCTCTGGCGAAGGCCAACCAGGTGGCCACGGAGACCTTCTCCTGCATGAAGACGGTGAGGAGTTTTGCCAACGAGGACGGCGAGACAGAGAAGTACAGAAAGCGTCTGGACGACACCTACTCTCTGAATAAAAAGGAGGCGGTGGCATATGCAGCTTCGACCTGGGCCAACAGC ATGACCACTCTGGCCTTGAAGGTGTGTATTTTATACTACGGCGGGACTCTTGTGACCCGGGGGACCGTCAGCAGCGGAGACCTGGTTTCATTCGTTCTCTACGAGCTGCAGTTTGCTTCTGCTGTCGAG GCTGTGATGCGTTACTACCCAGAGGTGAAGAAGGCTATCGGTGCCTCTGAGAAGATTTTCGAGTATCTCAACAGGAAACCAAAAATCCCCCCGTCAGGTTCTTTGGCTCCTGAGGATCTCAAAGGAtgcattcagtttaaaaatatcaagtttTCTTATTCTGAAAAGACTGATGAAAACAGTCTGGTGCTGAAG GGCGTATCTCTGCAGGTGAAGCCGGGCCAGATCACTGCTCTTGTTGGGCTGAACAGATCAGGAAAGACCACCTGCATCAAACTGCTGGAGAGGTTCTACCAGCCGCAAGAAGGAGAGATCCTCCTGGACGGAGAACAACTGCTGAGCTACAGAGACGAGTACCTGCGGAAAAAG ATTGCCGTGGTGAGCCAGGATTGCGTGCTGTTTGCTCGCTCTGTCCGTGAAAACATTAAGTACGGCTACGAGGATGCGACCGATGAAGAGATGTACGAAGCTGCCGAGCTGGCCAGCGCCCACAAGTTCATCACTGAGCTGTCAAACGGATACGACACAG ATGCTGGGGAAAAAGGAGGCCAAGTGTCTGGAGGCCAGAAGCAGCGCATTGCCATAGCCAGAGCTTTAATCAGAAAACCGAAAATCCTGATCCTGGACAACGCCACCAGTGATTTGGACACAGAGAATGAATACCAG ATCCGGGAAGCTCTGACAAAGCTAGTAAAGAGCTGCTCTGTGCTGATGATCTCCAACAAGATGAGCGTCGTGGAGAAGGCCGATCACATAATAGTCCTCGACAACGGGGCGGTAAAGGAGGAGGGCAATCATGACAAACTGATGAAGAAAGGTGGACTTTATGCTGACATGGTAAAGAAGCAGGAAACGGGCTTTAACCGTCCAAAAGAGGAGAGCAACGATGAGCAGTGA